A window of Triplophysa dalaica isolate WHDGS20190420 chromosome 7, ASM1584641v1, whole genome shotgun sequence contains these coding sequences:
- the nfil3-6 gene encoding nuclear factor, interleukin 3 regulated, member 6, translating to MFEESSPEHTGVLKVVESASPAAMLGLNVAAPSPMSFTDEAVSILTSSSLLARSLLGRTSALKRKDAAPLSPALRRKREFIPSENKDEGYWDKRKKNNEAAKRSREKRRVNDMVLENRVLALLEENARLRAELLALKFRFGMVKDPSNASILPLMTEPCIPQPSAPHYYLPRGDGVQHVSHQSSGPQSGRGLRDTSSMSEDSGFSTPSGSSVGSPVYFEDRLSDHGKLSPHRADELGYESNHSPNTDGHGAMGHVPLYSRLEPLESMRSLPHKLRFKSPGGGEGDNPGGRQSPVVGPRVPVPSGANEVAGYWAQHDGEDTRRVMHCSTARTYNHGLNPNESQYQTENSVLKSQLSSLSEEVAQLKKLFSEQLLTKPN from the coding sequence ATGTTTGAAGAATCATCTCCGGAGCACACTGGAGTTTTGAAGGTTGTCGAGTCGGCCTCACCTGCCGCAATGCTGGGGTTAAACGTGGCCGCTCCCAGCCCGATGTCCTTCACGGATGAGGCCGTGTCCATCCTCACCTCGAGTAGTTTGCTTGCACGTTCGCTGTTGGGCCGAACGTCGGCTTTAAAGCGCAAAGACGCCGCCCCGCTAAGCCCCGCCCTGAGACGCAAGCGGGAGTTCATTCCGAGCGAAAACAAGGACGAGGGGTACTGGGACAAGCGCAAGAAAAACAACGAAGCCGCCAAGCGCTCCCGCGAGAAACGCCGGGTCAACGACATGGTCCTGGAGAACCGCGTTCTAGCATTGCTCGAGGAGAACGCCAGGCTCAGAGCGGAACTTCTGGCTCTCAAGTTTCGCTTCGGGATGGTTAAAGATCCGTCCAACGCTTCTATACTTCCGCTGATGACAGAACCGTGCATTCCACAGCCTTCAGCCCCACATTACTACCTTCCCCGCGGGGATGGAGTCCAGCACGTGTCGCACCAGTCGAGCGGGCCTCAGTCTGGACGGGGTCTCAGAGACACGAGCAGCATGTCTGAAGATTCGGGGTTCTCTACTCCGAGTGGCTCTAGTGTCGGTAGTCCAGTCTACTTTGAGGACAGACTGAGTGATCACGGCAAGCTTTCCCCACACCGTGCGGATGAGCTCGGGTACGAGTCCAATCACTCCCCAAATACCGATGGCCATGGAGCCATGGGACACGTGCCGTTGTACAGTCGCTTGGAGCCGCTGGAAAGCATGAGGAGTCTCCCGCACAAGCTGCGATTTAAGTCGCCGGGCGGCGGTGAAGGTGACAATCCTGGTGGGCGACAAAGTCCCGTGGTGGGCCCTAGAGTACCCGTCCCATCGGGTGCCAACGAAGTGGCGGGATACTGGGCGCAGCACGATGGAGAAGATACCAGAAGAGTGATGCACTGCAGTACAGCCCGAACCTACAACCATGGCTTGAACCCGAATGAGTCGCAGTACCAGACCGAGAACAGCGTGCTGAAATCTCAGCTCAGCTCGCTCAGCGAGGAGGTGGCCCAGCTCAAAAAGCTCTTTTCCGAGCAACTTCTTACCAAACCGAATTAG